A region of the Dyadobacter sp. CECT 9275 genome:
TAAACGCAGCTATATTGATTGCTCTCGAGGCTCATAATAACCAACTGCTTCGGGGCCGTAATTACAGTCGCAGACTCCAGTTTGAAGAAATTGAGCGCAGTGCTCTGGCCCCGCTTCCGATCCTGCATTATGAGTTCAAAAAACAGCTACATGCCACTGTAATGAAGAACGGACATGTCTGCCTGAGCGTTGACAAGCACTATTATAGTGTCCCATACCGGTTTATCGGCAAGAAAGTCAAGTTGTTGTATTCCAATTCTGTGGTTGAAGCATATTATCATTACGAACGTATCGCCCTTCATAAAAGGCTTAAAAGTCCCTATAATTATTCTACCGATAAAGAACATCTGGCCAGTACACACCGCTTCGTAACAGACTGGACACCAGATCGATTCTTGGAGTGGGCTTCCTCGATCCATGAAGATGTCAGGTTGTATATTCTTAAAATCCTGGATCGCAAACAGCATCCCGAACAGGCCTACCGCTCCTGTATTGGTATCCTCTCTTTTGCGAAGAAAGCTGGTGAACAACGCCTGATCAGCGCGTGCCAAAGGGCTTTAAGCTATGGTATCTACAACTATAAAACAATCCAGACTATACTGGAAAAAAATATGGATCAATATGAAGACAGCCTGTTTGCAGACGAATTACCCATGCCCAAACACGATAATATCAGAGGCGAAGACTATTATCAATAATCCTTTAAACAATTAATAAAAATGAACACAAACACTTTGGAAAAGTTACGCAAGCTAAAATTTTACGGCATGTTCCATGCCTTTAAAAGTAGCCTGGAAAGTGGAAAGACTAATGATTACACGGCGGATGAGCTTTTAGCTCATCTAGTTGACGCTGAATGGGATGACAGAAATAACCGTCGGGTCGAACGCCAGATCTTGTACGCACGGTTCCGCTATAAGGCCATGGTCGAAAATATCCACTATCATGCTGATAGAAGTATTGACCGTAATCAGATCATGCGCCTAGCAGAATGCTCCTTTATTGGCCGAAATGAAAACCTACTGATCACAGGCAGTACCGGAATCGGTAAAAGCTATGTAGCATCTGCGATTGGTCATCAGGCATGTATACTTGGCTACCGCGTAATGTATGCCAGTACTCCCAAATTGTTTGCCAAACTCAAAATGGCCAAGGCGGATGGATCCTATATCAAAGAAATTACAAAAATAGAACGGCAACAACTTCTTATCCTGGACGACTTTGGTATCCAGCCGTTCGATGCCCAGAGCCGGGCAGCACTGATGGAAATCATAGAAGACAGGCACGGAAAAACATCCCTGATAATTACTTCTCAGTTGCCTGTTAGCAAATGGCATGAAGTAATAGGAGAAAAAACCATTGCTGATGCCATTTTAGATCGTATAGTACATGATGCACACCGGGTTGAATTAAAGGGGGAATCAATGAGAAGAAAACGAAAAACGGAGCTCGAAACCAGCTACGAATAATTATAACTTTTATTTACTAATTTTGAATCGCTTCTACTAGCATTTTCTACTACCGGCCGCCAGTTAATTAGGTGGTCAATTTGCCACGGAATCAGGTGGTCAACTTCTCCGAAATACCCACTAATATGGCTCAAGAGCCATTAATGGTGTGGTACTGATCACAACCAAGAAGGGTATTAAATCGGACAGAATCGGTATTGATTTTTCGCAAAACTTCATGGTTTATAATCCTTACAAAGGTCCCGAATTTCAAAATGAATTTGGCGGAGGCAGTGTTGGGGCATTTTTCACAGATGCACGTGATCCCAACTATCAGCCAAATCAGATGTGGACCACAAAAGTGTTCCCGGTAGATCCGATCACCAACGAACCCTACATTGATCCTGCAATTAACCGCGAAAATGAAAACTGGGGCCCACGTTTTGCCAACCAGAAAGTCCGTAACTATGATGGCACCTGGACAGAGTATAAGGCTGTCCCCAACAACTATCTGGATGCCTTCCGGAACGGTACCTTAAGTACAACGAGCTTTGCATTTTCAGGTGCCGGGGATAAAACCACCTATCGGTTTGCAGCTACCCGCGACGGACAGACTGGTATCTCTGTGGGAAACAAGATGGAGCGTAATAATTTTAATTTAAGGATTACTCATCAACTGGCCAAGTGGCTTGGTACCGACCTTACGGCCGGATATACTTCAACGAATAACACCAATCCGCAAAATCTGGCGTGGGCCCCCTACACCGATACGTTTGCGGGAGATAACTGGGGTGTTGCCTACACCTGGATGTTCCCGCGTAACTATGATACCAAATACTGGAATCAGAAATCAAAATATACCAGTCAGGTATACGGAGGGTCCCCAAGAGGAACCAATCCGCTCGAACCCAACAAAGTGATGGCACCGGAGTTTTGGTTTAACATGCACAATACCGTCGCAACCATGGAGGGCCGAAACTTCATCGGACGATTTGCCGTCAACGCCGACCTCGCCAAATGGGCTAAACTCGTTGTAGAAGGTAACATGAATAACAATTATGGCAAATACGAGAACAAGGCACTGGGTCAGTTTACAGATTTTAGCGGAGGATCTTACACGATCAACCAGTCGAAAAAGGAGAGCAGTTTTATCAAAGGCATTCTGATGTTCAATAACATTACTATAGCGAAAGACTTAGGGTTCAGTGGTTTTATAGGGGGTGAAATGTACAACACCAAGAGTTCCTTTGCACAAGGCACCACCTCAGGCGGGCTGATGGTTCCCGGTAATTATTTCATCGCCAATTCAGTAAACTCACCGATTGTAACAGGAGGTATAAATTACAATAAGAAGATCAATTCGGTTTATGCAAGTGCCGATTTTGATTATAAAAACCAACTCTACCTGGCTACAACGTGGCGTGGCGACTGGTCTTCCGCACTGACCTATAAAGACGGAACCGGAAATAATTTTTACAATTACCCTTCTGCAAGCCTTTCGTGGATTGCATCGGAAACTTTTAATCTTCCGGCCGTCATTACCTTTGCCAAGTTAAGGGCCAATGTTGCTGCACTGGGTAAAGACACCGATCCTTTTGTGATTAATCCCGGTTACAAATTTGCAGCGAAGGTAATAGGGCTGCCAGGTGAACCCACACGGGCTGAATTCAGCTCCAGTACCACATTGTCAAGCAAACTGAAACCCGAAAGGAAAATTTCCACGGAAGTAGGAATAGAAGCTCGTTTCATGAAAAACCGTATAGGTTTTGATCTGACCTTGTATCAGGACAATACCTACAATCAAATTGTAGATATCTCCACACCGATTGAAACAGGGGTTTCCGGGGTTAAGATCAATGCGGGTAATATTCAGAACAGAGGTATTGAAATTTCTCTGGACGGACGCCCGGTTCAGACCAAGAATTTCTTGTGGAATTCCCGTCTTACGTTTTCGAGAAATAAGAATTTAATTGTCTCACTGGCAGAAGGAAGAACAGACTTTTTCCTGGGCGGGGCTGCTTTTGATGCTAGTTCCTGGGCAGTTGTAGGGAAATCGTATGGGACCATCCGTTCCACCACGCAATCGCTGAAATACGTTAACGCTGAAAACAATGCTGATCCAAGAACCGGCATGACTGTACTTGCATGGCGGAATGATGCCCGCGCAGCCTTTCCTCAGCGGAGCAACAAGTATCAGGATATCGGCAACATCAATGCCAGGTTCAGAGGCGGATTCTCAAACGACATATCCTACAAGAGCTGGTCTCTGAATGTGTTGTTTGATGCCAAAATCGGAGGCGACATGGCTATGTCTTCCATCAGGTCCGGAACCCACACAGGAGTACTGCCCAATACACTTTTCGGGAGAGATGCCGAACACGGCGGAATTACCTGGACAAGCAAATATGATGGAATTACGTATGATGACGGGATGATCATTGACGGGGTATTTGCAAAAGGGCAAAAGGTAACCTTACCTGACGGAAGCAGCGCAGATGTGGGAGGGATGACTTTCAAAGAGGCCTACGCAGCCGGATTGGTTGAGCCCACCCATGCACCTCAGTTTTATTACCGTTACGCTTCTTCTTCAACCGGGGTATCGGATTTTTGGATCGTCAAAAGCAGTTGGATAGCGCTCCGGCAGGTTATGTTATCTTATAATCTTCCTAAAAGCGTCGCTGCAAAAATGAAGGTCAGCGGGATTTCGATCAGTCTCATAGGCAGGGATCTGGGATACATTTATAACTCCTTACCTTTTGATTTAAACCCTGCCTCGTTAAATTCCAATTTGACATCGGCCGTAGGGGAAGAAGGCTTTTTGCCGATGATCAGATCGTTGGGCGGGTCTTTAAAGGTTCAGTTGTAATAATCTTTTGGTTATCATAAATATTTAAATGATTTGAAATGAGAAAGAATATTTTATATATCCTAACAGCGGTATTTGCCGGCTTGTTTACAAACTCCTGCACCAAAGATTTCGAAACAGTAAATGTGAATCCGAATATTGTTTCTGACGTAGACGTGAGGCTGCTTTTTACCTCATCTCTGGTACCCATGCAAACTTCCCGCGGGGCAGAATTCTGGAACGAAGGTTTCACCCATTTTTTGTCGGCAACTCAATTGGTGACAGGACAGAGTTATGCGGTGTCAACAACTGCTGTAAATGGTCGCTACAACCTTTTTTATTCCAGTGTACTTCCTAATCTGGTGGAGATCAGAAGACTGATCTCGCTGAAAACCGACAAAGAGAAGTTCGAGCAGATTAACGCCATTACCTATATACCACAGGTAATGATGGCTTTGAAGGTCAGTGATATGAATGGCTCCATGCCCTACACCGAGGCCAACAAGGGCCGGGACGAAGGCAAGTATAATCCTAAGTATGACAGCCAGGAAGCTCTATATACAGTGTGGCTGAAGGAATTGTCGGATGCGATTGCCACGCTTGAAAAGGCCACAGCCAATCAGGTGTCGCTGGGAAATAATGACGTTTTTTTTGGAGGAGATGTTACCAGATG
Encoded here:
- a CDS encoding SusC/RagA family TonB-linked outer membrane protein, producing the protein MVLITTKKGIKSDRIGIDFSQNFMVYNPYKGPEFQNEFGGGSVGAFFTDARDPNYQPNQMWTTKVFPVDPITNEPYIDPAINRENENWGPRFANQKVRNYDGTWTEYKAVPNNYLDAFRNGTLSTTSFAFSGAGDKTTYRFAATRDGQTGISVGNKMERNNFNLRITHQLAKWLGTDLTAGYTSTNNTNPQNLAWAPYTDTFAGDNWGVAYTWMFPRNYDTKYWNQKSKYTSQVYGGSPRGTNPLEPNKVMAPEFWFNMHNTVATMEGRNFIGRFAVNADLAKWAKLVVEGNMNNNYGKYENKALGQFTDFSGGSYTINQSKKESSFIKGILMFNNITIAKDLGFSGFIGGEMYNTKSSFAQGTTSGGLMVPGNYFIANSVNSPIVTGGINYNKKINSVYASADFDYKNQLYLATTWRGDWSSALTYKDGTGNNFYNYPSASLSWIASETFNLPAVITFAKLRANVAALGKDTDPFVINPGYKFAAKVIGLPGEPTRAEFSSSTTLSSKLKPERKISTEVGIEARFMKNRIGFDLTLYQDNTYNQIVDISTPIETGVSGVKINAGNIQNRGIEISLDGRPVQTKNFLWNSRLTFSRNKNLIVSLAEGRTDFFLGGAAFDASSWAVVGKSYGTIRSTTQSLKYVNAENNADPRTGMTVLAWRNDARAAFPQRSNKYQDIGNINARFRGGFSNDISYKSWSLNVLFDAKIGGDMAMSSIRSGTHTGVLPNTLFGRDAEHGGITWTSKYDGITYDDGMIIDGVFAKGQKVTLPDGSSADVGGMTFKEAYAAGLVEPTHAPQFYYRYASSSTGVSDFWIVKSSWIALRQVMLSYNLPKSVAAKMKVSGISISLIGRDLGYIYNSLPFDLNPASLNSNLTSAVGEEGFLPMIRSLGGSLKVQL
- the istB gene encoding IS21-like element helper ATPase IstB, which produces MNTNTLEKLRKLKFYGMFHAFKSSLESGKTNDYTADELLAHLVDAEWDDRNNRRVERQILYARFRYKAMVENIHYHADRSIDRNQIMRLAECSFIGRNENLLITGSTGIGKSYVASAIGHQACILGYRVMYASTPKLFAKLKMAKADGSYIKEITKIERQQLLILDDFGIQPFDAQSRAALMEIIEDRHGKTSLIITSQLPVSKWHEVIGEKTIADAILDRIVHDAHRVELKGESMRRKRKTELETSYE